The following coding sequences are from one Perognathus longimembris pacificus isolate PPM17 chromosome 13, ASM2315922v1, whole genome shotgun sequence window:
- the LOC125362094 gene encoding putative olfactory receptor 5AK3 has translation MEQMNGTKVTEFILLGFAAQHKFWHIFFVVFLLIYIITLVGNIGMILLIKINSSLHTPMYFFLQQLAFVDLCYASAITPKMLGNFLGTNPSISFPGCVVQLLVYGSFATSDCFILASMAVDRYVAICHPLRYPVVMSRRVCVQLLVGSYVMGFLNGSVNTSFTFSLKFCKSNAINHFFCDAPPILALSCSTIDFNVMLLTVFVGFNLMSTVLVVMFSYAYILAAILRISSAAGRKKAFSTCASHLVAVTIFYGTLAYMYLHHHTHESQEQEKVTSVFYGIIIPMLNPLIYSLRNQDVIAALKKIGKKRI, from the coding sequence ATGGAGCAAATGAATGGCACCAAAGTGACTGAATTCATTCTTCTGGGATTTGCCGCTCAACACAAGTTTTGGCACATATTCTTTGTAGTATTTTTATTGATCTATATAATCACCTTAGTAGGTAATATTGGCATGATCCTCCTCATCAAGATAAATTCTTCCCTTCACActcccatgtactttttcctccAACAGTTGGCATTTGTGGATCTCTGCTATGCCTCTGCCATCACCCCCAAGATGTTGGGAAACTTCCTAGGAACAAATCCATCCATCTCCTTCCCAGGATGTGTGGTGCAACTATTAGTCTATGGTAGTTTTGCAACCAGTGACTGCTTCATCCTGGCTTCCATGGCTGTGGACCGTTACGTGGCCATCTGCCACCCACTGCGCTATCCAGTCGTCATGTCCCGGAGAGTCTGTGTTCAGCTGCTGGTTGGCTCATATGTCATGGGCTTCCTAAATGGCTCTGTAAACACAAGTTTTACTTTCTCCTTGAAATTTTGCAAATCCAACGCAATCAATCACTTCTTCTGCGATGCACCTCCCATTCTTGCTCTCTCATGTTCCACGATTGATTTCAATGTCATGCTCCTGACAGTCTTTGTTGGGTTCAACTTGATGAGCACTGTACTGGTGGTCATGTTCTCCTATGCATACATCCTGGCTGCCATCCTGAGGATATCTTCTGCTGCGGGAAGGAagaaggccttctccacctgcgcCTCCCACCTGGTGGCAGTCACCATTTTCTATGGAACTCTTGCTTATATGTACCTCCACCATCACACACATGAGTCTCAAGAGCAGGAAAAGGTGACCTCTGTGTTTTATGGAATAATTATCCCCATGTTAAACCCTCTGATCTACAGCCTGAGAAACCAGGATGTGATCGCAGCCCTaaaaaagataggaaagaagCGCATCTAA
- the LOC125362575 gene encoding olfactory receptor 5AK2-like, giving the protein MEKNNGTEVTEFILLGFAAQHKFWHIFFVVFLLIYVITLIGNTGMILLIKINSSLHTPMYFFLQQLAFVDLCYASAITPKMLGNFIGTKPSISFTGCAVQLLVYGTFVTSDCFILASMAVDRYVAICNPLRYPVVMSRRFCVQLLVGSYTMGLLNASVNTGFTFSLKFCKSNAINHFFCDVPPILALSCSRIALNVRILAGFVGFNLSLTVLVVIFSYVYILAAILRISTAAGRKKAFSTCASHLTAVTIFYGTLSYMYVRHGTDKSQEQEKVASVFYSIMIPMLNPLIYSLRNQDVLEALKHLGNKCS; this is encoded by the coding sequence ATGGAGAAGAATAATGGCACTGAAGTGACAGAATTCATTCTTCTGGGATTTGCGGCTCAACACAAGTTTTGGCACATCTTCTTTGTGGTATTTTTATTGATCTATGTAATCACCTTAATAGGTAATACTGGCATGATCCTCCTCATCAAGATAAATTCTTCCCTCCATActcccatgtactttttcctccAACAGTTGGCATTTGTGGATCTCTGCTATGCCTCTGCCATCACCCCCAAGATGCTGGGAAATTTCATAGGAACAAAGCCCTCCATCTCCTTCACAGGGTGTGCAGTGCAGTTACTAGTCTATGGGACTTTCGTAACCAGTGACTGCTTCATCCTGGCTTCCATGGCTGTGGACCGTTACGTGGCCATTTGCAACCCTCTGCGCTATCCTGTTGTCATGTCCCGGAGATTCTGTGTTCAGCTGCTGGTTGGCTCATACACCATGGGTCTCCTAAACGCTTCTGTAAACACAGGTTTTACTTTCTCCTTGAAATTTTGCAAATCCAACGCAATCAATCACTTCTTCTGTGACGTGCCTCCTATTCTTGCCCTGTCCTGTTCTAGGATTGCCTTGAATGTCAGGATACTAGCCGGGTTTGTTGGGTTTAACTTGTCACTGACTGTGTTGGTCGTCATCTTCTCCTATGTCTACATCCTGGCTGCCATCTTGAGGATATCTACTGCTGCGGGAAGGAagaaggccttctccacctgcgcCTCCCACCTAACAGCAGTCACCATTTTCTATGGGACCCTCTCCTATATGTATGTACGCCACGGAACCGACAAGTCTCAGGAGCAGGAAAAAGTGGCCTCTGTTTTTTATAGTATTATGATTCCCATGCTAAACCCTCTCATCTACAGCCTAAGGAACCAAGATGTGCTAGAAGCCCTGAAACACTTAGGAAATAAGTGCTCCTAG